A single window of uncultured Pseudodesulfovibrio sp. DNA harbors:
- a CDS encoding potassium channel family protein: protein MQIIHCNMEQKSDSSFWNVAFTHFVPCFFVGVFLLYLLNGILPEDIVATLAEGMFSLEDVIIATLNGTLTAGIVWLFHMHRNRRLKRKGARSLHPVDGIMLRHSTIVGFIGGALDVLLLLHAEGVIFVTILVLFILIWHLRIFNHHIVKMLKPGNIATWAEVSELMRIYITMLAGFTLLNATMEGAHLLLGSTPPFGFMVNGGDIFLNSFYYTVVTMTTLGFGDIVPQTWDGKLLLIFQCLVSYVMFALMVGIITRGVISARDNDEY from the coding sequence TTTTGTCCCCTGTTTTTTTGTGGGGGTCTTTCTGCTTTACCTCTTGAACGGCATCCTCCCAGAGGACATTGTTGCTACCTTGGCCGAAGGCATGTTCAGCTTGGAAGATGTGATAATTGCCACTTTGAATGGCACACTCACGGCCGGAATCGTCTGGCTCTTTCATATGCACAGAAACCGACGCCTCAAGCGAAAGGGGGCACGATCACTGCACCCCGTCGACGGCATAATGTTGCGACACTCCACCATTGTGGGGTTCATCGGTGGAGCACTCGACGTTCTACTCCTGCTCCATGCTGAAGGCGTCATTTTTGTCACTATACTCGTCCTTTTCATCCTCATCTGGCACTTAAGAATCTTCAATCACCACATCGTAAAAATGCTCAAACCGGGAAACATCGCCACATGGGCGGAAGTGTCCGAACTCATGCGCATATACATAACCATGCTTGCCGGCTTTACCCTGCTCAACGCCACCATGGAAGGCGCACATCTCCTTCTCGGAAGCACTCCGCCATTCGGATTCATGGTGAATGGCGGCGACATTTTTCTCAATTCATTCTATTATACGGTAGTAACCATGACCACATTGGGATTCGGTGATATAGTCCCCCAAACTTGGGACGGAAAATTGCTGCTCATTTTCCAATGTCTTGTGAGCTATGTAATGTTTGCACTCATGGTCGGTATTATTACCCGCGGCGTCATCAGTGCCCGAGACAACGACGAGTATTAG